Sequence from the Longimicrobium sp. genome:
GCGGGGCTGGCGGGGATCGGCCGCCCGGAGGGCTACGTCGCGCGGCAGGTGGAGGGGTGGACCGCGCGCTGGGAGGCCGCGAAGACCGACGCGGTGCCGGAGATGGACGCGGCCGCCGCCTGGCTCGCCGCGCACCTCCCGGCCGAGGGCGCGCCGGCCGTCATCCACAACGACTTCAAGTACGACAACCTCGTCCTCGACCCCGCGGATCTAACGCGGGTGAAGGCGGTGCTGGACTGGGAGATGGCCACGCTTGGCGACCCGCTGATGGACCTCGGCACTACGCTCGCCTACTGGGCGCAGCCCGGCGATCCGCCCGAGCTGATGACCTTCGGCGTCACCCACCTCCCCGGCAACCTGGACCGCCGCGGCGTGGCCGAGCGCTGGGCGGAGAAGACCGGGCGCGATGTCTCCGGCGTCCTCTTCCACTACGTGTACGGGCTGTTCAAGGTCGGGGTGATCGTGCAGCAGATCTACGCCCGCTACCGCGCCGGGAAGACGCAGGACCCGCGCTTCGCCGGGCTGATCCACGTGCTCCGCGCCTGCGGCCGCACCGCCGCCCGCGCGCTCGACCGCCAGTCCATCGTCTGAGCCCGCGGGAGATGTGCTAAGTTGAAGGCACCGAATCGCTTGCGGTGACGCCGAGCCGTCTCCAGTCGTCTCTCCGGCATCACATTCCGCCACTCTCCCCATGGCGGATTCCGCTCGCCCGGCATAACCATTCATCCGTTCGATCCCCCACCTCCCGGAGCCCTCCGATGAGAACGCTCGTCCCCCTCTGCTCGGCCGCCGCGGCGCTGCTGCTGGCGGGGAGCCTGTCCGCGCAGGCACAGCCTTCCGACACCTCGGGCACGCCCACGGCCGCGGCCACGTCGCCGGCGGACCCCACGGCCGCCGTAAGCCGCATGCGCAGCCGCCGCGACGTGCTCACCCGCGACGAGATCGAGGCCACGCACGCCGCCAGCGCCTTCGACGTGGTCCGCCGCCTGCGGCCGCAGTGGATGCACAACCGCGGCGGCCCCATCGCCGACCCCGACGGCTCGGTCGAGGTCCAGGTGTTCGTGAACGGCCAGCCGGTCGGCAGCGTGAACGTGCTCAAGGAGTACACGATCATGCAGATCGAGAACATGCGCTGGGTGGACCCGATCCGCGCGCGCGGCACGTACGGCCCCGGCAACGGCCGCGGCGTCATCACCGTCACCACCCGCTGAGGCGTTGACCGCCGCGGCGATCCTGTACATCTTCCGAATCGGGCGCACGACGCGCCCGAGCCGCATCACCACCCGAGAACGCGAGATGAGCACCGCCACGCGCGCCCGCCGATTTAGCCGCCCCCGCACCCCGATCGGGATGTGGAGGGCCGCCGCGCGCGTGAAATAGCCTCGCGCGGTTCCTCTCCGGTGTGAGCCATGGGCTTGCGCCTCCCGGTCGCGGTGCCGGGGGGCGCTTTCGTTTGCCCACGCCCGGCGCACGACGCGCCCGGGTCGCTCAAATCACACCGAAATCGAGAGAGGAACCGATGTCCATCACCCCTATCACCCCGCAGGCGCTCGAGCGCTCGCTCGCCGTGCGCGACCTGGCCGATGCGGCGCAGGGGCCGCACGGCATGCAGCTGCTCGTCCACCACCTCACCTCCGCGCTGGCGGCGCGGTGGGGATGCGACGTGCGCCTGCACCGCGCCCACCCCGCCGTCACCACGGCGGACAACTACGACGCGCTGCATATCGCGCCCGACGCCGTGTCGCGCGACGTGCGGTACACGCGCTACGTGGCGCCCGGCCGCGTCCTGCGCACCCACACCACGGCCATGATCCCCCCGCTCCTGTGTGAACTGGCCGCCGACCTGCCGCGCGACATCTTGCTGGCGTGCCCCGGCCTGGCCTATCGCCGCGACCAGATCGACCGGCAGCACGTGGGCGAGCCGCACCAGATGGACCTCTGGCGCGTCGCCGCGAAACCGCTCGGGCGCGACGATCTCCACGAGATGGTGGAGACGCTGGTGGAAGTCGTCGCCCCCGGCGCGCGGTACCGATGCAACCCGTCGCCGCACCCGTACACGGTGGGCGGCATCGAGGTGGAGGTGGAGTGGGAGGGAGCGTGGATGGAGATCGGGGAATGCGGCCTCGCGCTCCCCGCCATCCTGCGCGAGTGCGGCCTCCCGGACGGCTGGACGGGGCTGGCGATGGGACTCGGGCTCGACCGCCTGCTGATGCTCGTCAAGGGAATCCCCGACATCCGCCTGCTGCGCGCGGACGACCCGCGCATCGCCGGGCAGATGCTGGACCTGGCGCCGTATCGCCCCGTGTCGCACCAGCCCGCCATCTGCCGCGACCTGAGCGTGGCGGTGGACGAGGCCACGACGCCCGAGCAGCTCGGCGACCGCGTCCGCGGCGCGCTGGGCCCGCGCGTGGAGAGCCTGGAAGCGGTGGAGGTCCTCTCCGAGACGCCGCACGACGCGCTGCCGCCCGTCGCGCGCGAGCGCATCGGCCTGCGGCCCGGGCAGAAGAACGTGCTCGTGCGCGTGGTGATCCGCGACCTGGCGCGCACCCTCACCAGCGAGGAGGCCAACGAGCTCCGCGACGACGTCTACGCCGCCATCCACGAAGGCGCCGCGTGGCAGTGGGCGTCGCCGCGCCGCATCGCCACGGCGGCGTGAATGCGAAGGGGCCGCGACTCGATCGGCCGCGGCCTCTTCTCTTTTCCTCCGCGTCTCCGCGTCTCCGCGTGAGAAATCCTACTGCACGGCAATCCGCGCCGCGGGAACGGGCTGCGGGCGGCGGCGGTTGAGCAGGTACGCGGAGAGGACGCCGCCCAGGAACCCGAACAGGTGCCCCTGCCACGAGATCCCGCCCTGCGGCAGCACGCCGAACATCATGTACCCGTACACGATCCCCAGCACCAGCGACAGCAGGATGGAGCCGACGCTGCGGCGGAAGAATCCCCGCAGCAGCAGGTAGCCGAAGTATCCGAAGATCACGCCGCTGGCGCCGATGTGCACCGAGCCCGGCATCCCCGTCAGCCACGTTCCCAGCCCGCCGACCAGCATCGCAAGCAGCGACACCTTCACGTAGTCGCGCACGTCGTGCAGCAGGATCAGCCAGCCGAAGATCAGGAACGGCACCGTGTTGGCGATCAGGTGCCCGAACCCGGTGTGCAGGAAGGGCATGGTGAGGATGCCGATCAGCCCCGGCACGCTCCACGGCCGCAGCCCGAAGCGGTCGAGCGCGTGGAAGGTGACGGCGTTCACGATCTGCACGATCCACATCACCGCCAGCGGCCCGAAGAGCATCCAGCCGTGCAGCCGCAGCTCCCGCTTGATCGCCTGCCAATCGCCCGCCATTCGGCTCTCTCCTATGAGGTGGATCGTTTCCTGGAAATCTCACCGGACGCCGATAGATCGAGCAAGCACCTCCCCGGAAATGCTCATCTCCCGCTCATCCATCCGCCCCGACGCCCCACCGGTGTCATCCTGAGGCTGAGGTCGGCGCCGCACCGAAGTCGCGTCTGCACAAGTCACTGGCGCCGACCGAAGGATCTACTCGGCCCTCGGACAGTGCATGCTCGGCACACGAGTTCCGGCGCGGGTCAGGCAAGATCCTTCGGGCGCGGCAAGCATCAGCCACGACGAGAGTTCGGCGTCCGCGCCCTCAGGATGACACCCGAGGGGTGTCTCGTCGCCTTCAATTGAGAAGGGGCCGCGCCCGTAAGCGCGGCCCCTCCTTCGTGATCCCTTCAGCTCAGGCGAATCAGCCGTTGATGCTGTCGAGGATGCGGTTGGCGTAGTCGATCAGCGCCTGGCCCTCGGCCGCGGTCAGCCGGCCCGACGCCACCAGCGCCTGCACCTCGTTGATGAACGCGCTGACCTGGCCGCTGGCCGCCTCGATGTCGCCGCGCGCCACCGCCGCCTTCGCGGCGTTCAGCTTGGCGATCGTCGACGCCGCCTCGCCGCCGTGCAGCACGTCGTTCACCTGGTCGCGCAGGGCGTCGAGCGCCTGCTGGCCGTTCAGCACCGTCACGGTCGCCGACTTCGTGGCGGGCGCGCCGTCGTCGTCCGTCACCGTCACCGTCACGGTGTAGCTGCCGGCCGACGCGTAGCCGTGGCTGAGCGAGAAGGTCTTCCCGCCGAGCGCCAGCGGCTGCGCGCCGCTGCCGTCGCCGTAGTCCACCGTGGCGCTCCACGTGTCCGCGCCCGGGTCGGCGAACGAGCCGCTCGCTCCGTACGTCTCGCCCGCCAGGATCGTCGCGCCCGCGAAGGCCTGCACCGTGGGCGCCACGTTGAACACCGTCACCGCCGTGGTGGTGGTGGCCTCGGCGCCCGCCGGGTCCGTCACCGTCAGCGTCACGATGTAGTTGCCGTTGTCGACGTAGGTGTGGCTGGGCTTCACGCCCGTGCCCGTGTTGCCGTCGCCGAAGTCCCAGGCGTAGGTCAGCGCGTCGCCGTCGGGGTCGCTCGACGCGCTGGCGTCCAGCGTCACCGCCGAGCCCTCGAGGCCCGTGTACGGCCCGTCGGTGGCGGCCACCGGCGCGCGGTCGTTGGCCTCGAGCAGGATCTCGATCTGGTTCGGCAGGTTGCTCAGGAAGTCGTAGCCGGTCTCCTGCTCCAGCTGGTCCACCGTCACCTGGTAGTTCTGCCACGGGGTGTTGCGGATCCCCACCGACGACGCGGGCGTGCCGGTGGTGGTCAGGTTCGGCATCTTGACCGCGATCACCTGCAGGTCGCCCACCGAGTGCACGTCGGCCAGTCCCTCGCCGCCGTCCATGATCACCGCGATCTTCCAGGTGTAGTCGGGGATCGCGACCTTCCCCTCGTTCTTCAGCGTTCCCGGGGTGGCCGCGTACTCGCCGCCCGCCACCACGTAGATCTCCTTGCCGCTGGTCCGCGCCAGGTCGTTCAGGTAGTTCTCGAACTGGCTCCAGGGGCCCTGGTTGTTCTCGGCGCCCTGCGGCAGGATGTTCGTCAGCAGGAAGGTGCTGGCGTTCTCCTGGTCGGTGGTGGTGCGGCTCTCCGACTGCACCATGTGGCCGCGGTCGTAGCCGCCGTTGCGGTAGTCGAAGTCGACCACGCGGTACACGCCGGCGGGCAGCGTCTGGTCGGCGCTGAAGCAGTCGCAGCGCGGCACGCCGCTGAACTGGCTGGCGTTCAGGTTCCAGCTCACCCAGTCGGGCCCGCCGCGCGCCGGGTTGTACCCGGAGACGTACTGCCGCTTGTCGAGCACGATCTCGCCCGCGGGCACGCCGAGCGGCGCGCCGAACTCCACGTGGTTGCGGTAGATGGCGCTGGTGGGCGCATCCGCCGGGATCACCGTGAAGTCCACCTCGTTGTACACGCCGTTGGGCGCCGTCGCGCGGATCTTGGCCACGCCCGGGGCCACGCCGGTGATGTAGGCCAGGCTGTCGACCGTGGCCACCGACGGGTCGCTGCTCGTCCAGACCAGCGGCACTCCCGTCACCGTGGCGTTCGACGTGTTGCGCACGGTGGGGAAGGCCGGCTTGGTGTAGCCGGCGGGGACCTTGGCCGGGTCGTTGACGGAGATGGAGATGCTGGCCACGTCGCCCGGGTTCACCACGAACAGCGGGGCGGTGCCGCTCACGCCGTTGTTGGCCGTCGCCCGGATCGTCGCGATCCCCAGCGACACGCCGGTGGCGCGGCCGGTGATCGAGTCGATGGTGGCGATCTCGGGGTTCAGGCTGGCCCACTTGAAGGTGGTGCCCGCCGGCTTGCCCACCGAGTCGACCGCCGTGGCGGTGACGGTGAACGACGTCCCCGGCGTCACCCACGAGATGCGCACGCTGACCGACACCGCCGAGCCGCCCTGGTTGGGCTGCCCCGGGGTGCCGCGGTCGCCCAGGCCGTAGGTGCTGACCGACGTCGCCCAGTTGGTGCCCGAGATGATGGTGTTGTCGGCGGTGAGGTCGACCACCCCGCGCGACGAGCCCGAGGGCGGCGTGTAGGGGCCGGGGGCGGCCGGGAGGACGCGGACGGCGTAGGCCACCGAGTCGAGCGTGACGTTGGTTGGCGAGCGCAGCGCCAGCCACTCGTTGGCGCTGGTGCTGCTGCCGTTGTTCAGCGTGACCGACGAGCCGTACGAGTAGGCGACGGGAACGCCGCCGTTGGTGGCGGTGTTGGCGTTGTTGCCGAACACCACGTACTCGCCCGGATCGACCACCACGCTGCTGGCGATGGTGTGCGACTCGCTGGCCGTGAGCCCCGCGGCCGACACGATCTTGTAGCCCTGCAGGTCGACGGCGGCGGAGCCGCCGTTGTACACCTCGAACCACTCGCCGGCGGTGTCGGCCACCTTCGTGGGGTCCGGCATCACCTCGGTGATCATCAGGCCGTTGCTCGCAACTACGTCGTGTCGGGGCCCGGACGGCGCCACCATCTCGGTGCCGGTGTCCGTGCACGCCACCATGACGAGCCCGAGCGCGGCGGTCAGCGCCACGCGGATCGGTGTCGGTCGCATTGTTTCGTGGGGGAGAGAGCCCGGGGAAGCAGCAACGCCCCCGACAAAC
This genomic interval carries:
- a CDS encoding DNA/RNA non-specific endonuclease, translating into MRPTPIRVALTAALGLVMVACTDTGTEMVAPSGPRHDVVASNGLMITEVMPDPTKVADTAGEWFEVYNGGSAAVDLQGYKIVSAAGLTASESHTIASSVVVDPGEYVVFGNNANTATNGGVPVAYSYGSSVTLNNGSSTSANEWLALRSPTNVTLDSVAYAVRVLPAAPGPYTPPSGSSRGVVDLTADNTIISGTNWATSVSTYGLGDRGTPGQPNQGGSAVSVSVRISWVTPGTSFTVTATAVDSVGKPAGTTFKWASLNPEIATIDSITGRATGVSLGIATIRATANNGVSGTAPLFVVNPGDVASISISVNDPAKVPAGYTKPAFPTVRNTSNATVTGVPLVWTSSDPSVATVDSLAYITGVAPGVAKIRATAPNGVYNEVDFTVIPADAPTSAIYRNHVEFGAPLGVPAGEIVLDKRQYVSGYNPARGGPDWVSWNLNASQFSGVPRCDCFSADQTLPAGVYRVVDFDYRNGGYDRGHMVQSESRTTTDQENASTFLLTNILPQGAENNQGPWSQFENYLNDLARTSGKEIYVVAGGEYAATPGTLKNEGKVAIPDYTWKIAVIMDGGEGLADVHSVGDLQVIAVKMPNLTTTGTPASSVGIRNTPWQNYQVTVDQLEQETGYDFLSNLPNQIEILLEANDRAPVAATDGPYTGLEGSAVTLDASASSDPDGDALTYAWDFGDGNTGTGVKPSHTYVDNGNYIVTLTVTDPAGAEATTTTAVTVFNVAPTVQAFAGATILAGETYGASGSFADPGADTWSATVDYGDGSGAQPLALGGKTFSLSHGYASAGSYTVTVTVTDDDGAPATKSATVTVLNGQQALDALRDQVNDVLHGGEAASTIAKLNAAKAAVARGDIEAASGQVSAFINEVQALVASGRLTAAEGQALIDYANRILDSING
- a CDS encoding rhomboid family intramembrane serine protease; this translates as MAGDWQAIKRELRLHGWMLFGPLAVMWIVQIVNAVTFHALDRFGLRPWSVPGLIGILTMPFLHTGFGHLIANTVPFLIFGWLILLHDVRDYVKVSLLAMLVGGLGTWLTGMPGSVHIGASGVIFGYFGYLLLRGFFRRSVGSILLSLVLGIVYGYMMFGVLPQGGISWQGHLFGFLGGVLSAYLLNRRRPQPVPAARIAVQ
- a CDS encoding phosphotransferase family protein, giving the protein MPDTPSPIDRDAPVRPGEELDAAALAAWLRERLADVGEVEVRQFPRGFSNLTYLVKAGGREMVLRRPPFGAAVRGGHDVVREHGILAALHPVWPRVPRPVLCCEDPAVLGAPFYLMERVAGVVLRDRPPAGVDLDPGTMRGICLAAVDTLAELHNVDWRAAGLAGIGRPEGYVARQVEGWTARWEAAKTDAVPEMDAAAAWLAAHLPAEGAPAVIHNDFKYDNLVLDPADLTRVKAVLDWEMATLGDPLMDLGTTLAYWAQPGDPPELMTFGVTHLPGNLDRRGVAERWAEKTGRDVSGVLFHYVYGLFKVGVIVQQIYARYRAGKTQDPRFAGLIHVLRACGRTAARALDRQSIV